The Paraburkholderia hospita DNA segment GCCTTGCTCGATCGGTATGATATACCATTGTCTCGAAAAGTTTCTGGCACGGTGCCGCCAGCATTTTTGACTTTTGCAGATATCCCCACATGAGCTTCTATCCGCATCACCGCCCTCGCCGCATGCGCCGGGACGACTTTTCGCGCCGCCTGATGCGCGAGAACATCCTCACCACCAATGATCTGATTTACCCCGTCTTCGTAGTCGAAGGCACGAATGTCCGTCAGGCCGTTCCGTCGATGCCTGGCGTCGAGCGTGTGTCCGTCGATCTGCTGATGGGCGTCGCCGAGCAGTGTCTCGAACTGGGCGTGCCCGTGCTGTCGCTGTTCCCGGTGATCGAGCCGTCGCTGAAGACGCCCGACGGCCGCGAGGCAACCAATGAAGCCGGCCTGATTCCGCGCGCGGTGCGCGAGTTGAAGAAACGCTTCCCCGAACTCGGCGTGTTGACGGACGTCGCGCTCGATCCGTACACGAGCCACGGCCAGGACGGCGTGCTCGACGAAAACGGCTACGTGATCAATGACGAAACGGTCGAGATTCTCGTCGAGCAGGCACAGACGCAGGCGCAGGCGGGCGTCGACATCGTCGCTCCGTCCGACATGATGGACGGCCGGATCGGTTCGATTCGCGAGATGCTGGAAAGTGAGGGCCACATTCACACGCGGATCATGGCTTATTCGGCGAAGTTCGCGTCGGCGTTCTACGGCCCGTTCCGCGATGCCGTCGGTTCCGCGGCGAATCTCGGCAAGGGCAACAAGATGACGTATCAGCTCGATCCCGCCAACTCGGACGAGGCGCTGCGCGAAGTGCGCGCCGACATCGAAGAAGGCGCGGACATGGTGATGGTCAAGCCGGGCATGCCTTATCTGGATATCTTGCGTCGCGTGAAGGACGAGTTCCGCTTTCCGACTTATGTGTACCAGGTGAGCGGCGAATACGCGATGCTGAAGGCCGCCGCGCAAAACGGCTGGCTCGATCACGACAAGGTGGTGATGGAATCGCTGCTCGCGTTCAAGCGCGCAGGCGCGGATGGCGTGCTGACCTACTTCGCGCTGGACGCTGCGCGCTTGCTGCGGGCGCAGAAGTAAGGTTGCGATGCCTGCCGCGTCGCGGTTTCGCGGTAGGTATCGACTGAAAGCGGAGATTGCCCTTACGGCGGTCTCCGCTTTTTTCATTTTCAAGCTGATGCGGACGGTGTTGGTTATGCGTGCGTGACGTTTGACGCTCAGGTCTGAGGTGCCGTCATCGCCCGGTCGAGACTTCTCAGGAATTTGTCCGCCGATTCGTATCCGACGACGCGCAGCACTTCTCTCCCGCCGCGGTCGAAAAAGATGATTCCCGGCGGCCCGAACAGGTTGAAGCGCTTGAGCAAAACCTGATCGTCTGCATTATTGGCCGTCACATCCGCGCGCAGCAGATTCATTTGCTTGAGCTTCGCCTGGACGCGTGGGTCGCTGAAGGTGAACTTCTCCATTTCCTTGCAGCTGACGCACCAGTCCGCGTAAAAATCGAGCATGGCGGGCTGAGCAGCCGTTTTGACGGCTTCGTCGAGCTGACCTGATGAGCGCACTGGCGCGAAGGTCAGATCGGCCTGTTGGCCCTGCACGGACGGCGCATTCAATGTCCGACCAGCGATCACGGCGAGCGGCTTCAGCGGGTCCGTCGATCCTGCTGCCAGCCCAACCAGTAATGCCGCGGCCCAGATCGCCAATGCTGCGCCGATTCCGCGTCCAACACCGCGCCAGATCGAGCCTGCGCCCGCGTGCGGAGAAAATAACCCCAGGCCGGCAGCAGCGACCAGTAGCCACAATGCGGCCAATAGCATTTGCGCAATCGGGCCTAAAACCGGCCACACGATCCAGAGCGCAGCCGCGAGCAGCACGATGCCGAAGAAAACCTTGACGCTGTCCATCCAGGCACCCGCGCGCGGCAACAACGTGCCTGCACCGAGCCCGATGATGAGCAGCGGTACGCCAAGCCCGATACCCATCGAAAACAGTGCCGCACCGCCCAGCACGGCATTGCCGGTGTGCGCGATGAACGCCAATACCGCGAACAGCGGTGCCGTCATGCACGCACCGACTACCAGAGCAGAAAGTGCTCCCATCACCGCGACGGCCGCGAACTTGCCTCCCGAGCGCTTCTCGGACGCCGGTGAAACCCCATTCTGTAAGTGCTGGGGCAACACGATATCGACTCCCGCGATGAGCGTGAGTGCAAAGAGGGACAGCAACACGCCAAACGCGCCGAGCACCCACGGGTTCTGCAGCCAGGCGCCAAGGCTTTGCCCAACGAGCGCGGCCGCGATGCCAAGCACCGTGTACACGAGCGCCATCCCGACAACATAAGCCAGCGACAGCGCGAAACCGCGCGACCGCGTGACCCGAGGCCCCTCGCCGATGATGATTGCCGACAGAATCGGGATCATCGGATACGAACAGGGAAGCAGACTCAGCACGATGCCGGCGACGAAATACAAACCGACGATCGCGAAAAAGCCGCCGCCTTGCAGCAGTGACTGCGCATAGTCTGCGCTGGTCGCGCGCTCGTACCACGAGGTGCCGCTTTGAGTGTCCTGAGCCGGCACCGTGTTCGTATTACCCGCAACGGCCGCGTGCAACGCCGCTCCCGTCACGTGGTAGACGCGCTCCATTGGCGGATAGCAGATGCCCGCGTCGGCGCAGCCTTGCGATGTAACGGCAAGATCGAAGGGACCGCTCGCCTGCGTTACGGGGACGCGGACGGTCAATTCTCCGCGATAGGTTTCGACATTTTTCGCGAAGGTTTGATCGAACTTCACATGCCCCGCGGGTAATTGCGCGTCACCGATCGTGGCTGTACCGTTGCGCGTCGCGAAGGCGAATCGCTCCCGGTACATGTAGTAGCCGTCGGCGATCTTGTAGTGAACCAGCACTTCGCCTGGCTGCTCGGATGCGCTGAATCTGAAAGCGACCGCGGGATCGAGAAAGTCGTCCGCCGCACGAACGACGCTCGCCGTAGTCAGCGATAGCAGCAGTACGCCTGCGACAAAGGTGAGAAAGCGCGCGACATTCCGCCAGCGCCGGGACAAGCCGTTAAACATGGATTGGGCGTTGCGTTTCGGCATTCACCCATTGGCCATACGCGGCCGACGCAGTGACTTGCCAGGAAAGGATTTCGGGCGTGTCGTACGGATGCTGAGCCTGGATGAACCGTTCGAGCTCAAGCGTTCGGACGACGCTCGTCTTGAACAGCAACTGGATCTCTTCCGCCGATTCGATCTTGCCCTGCCAGTGGTAGCTCGACTGGACGCTGCCAAGCTGCGACACACACGCAGCGAGACGTGCTGAAAGTGCGTCCTGAGCCAATTTTTGCGCCGTTGCGAGGTCCGGCACGGTCGTCAATACCAAACTCACATTCACGTTCACCGACCGCTCCAGCGCTTTCCAAAACAGGGTGACGCTATCGTATCACCTTGTCCTGATAGCTCGCTGGCGCTCGAATGGCATAGGCAGAACGCACGCTAGAAACAAAAAAGCCAGGCTCACGCCTGGCTTTTTTAGTCGCTGTCAGAAGGCTTATTCAGCTTCTGCAACGTTTTCGACTTCCTCGACTTCCGGACGGTCGAGCAATTCGACCAGCGCCATCGGTGCGTTGTCGCCAACGCGGAAACCGAACTTCAGGATGCGCAGGTAGCCACCCGGACGGTTCGCGAAGCGCGGGCCCAGCACGTCGAACAGCTTCGTGACCGAGTCACGATCGCGCAGGCGATTAAATGCCAAGCGACGGTTTGCCAGCGACGGCTTCTTGCCGAGCGTGATCAGCGGCTCGACGACTTTACGGAGTTCCTTCGCCTTCGGCAGCGTCGTCTTGATGACTTCGTGCTCGATCAGCGAGTTGGACATGTTACGGAGCATTGCCAGACGGTGGCTGCTCGTGCGGTTCAGTTTCCGCAAACCATGACGGTGACGCATTTCAATTTCCTTGAATCAAAGTTTTGGTCCAGCTCTTCTATCGCTTTCCTTGTGTACGGCGTGGAAAGCACGGGCCGGTAGTGAAAAAGGCAGGACGCGGATTTTAAAGGAAAATCCGCGTCCTTACCAGTCGATACTGCTTGACTTATTTGTCGAGACCAGCCGGCGGCCAGTTTTCGAGCTTCATGCCGAGCGTCAGGCCACGCGAAGCGAGCACTTCCTTGATCTCGTTCAGCGACTTGCGACCCAGGTTCGGCGTCTTCAGCAGCTCGTTTTCCGTGCGTTGGATCAGATCGCCGATGTAATAGATGTTCTCGGCCTTCAGGCAGTTCGCGGAACGAACCGTCAGTTCGAGATCATCAACCGGACGCAGCAGGATCGGATCGATCTGCGGCGCCCGCGACGGTGCTTCTGCCGCTGCTTCCGTGCCTTCCAGCGCTGCGAACACCGACAGCTGATCGACCAGAATACGCGCCGATTGACGGATCGCTTCTTCCGGCGAAATCACGCCGTTGGTTTCGATGTTCATCACGAGCTTGTCGAGGTCAGTACGCTGTTCGACACGCGCGCTTTCCACGGCGTAGCTCACACGGCGAACCGGCGAGAACGACGCATCCAGCACGATACGGCCGATGATCTTGGCCGATTCTTCGCCGTAACGACGCACGTTGCCCGGGACATAGCCACGGCCCTTTTCGACCTTGATCTGCACGTCGAGTTTACCGCCCTTCGACAGATGCGCAATTACGTGATCCGGGTTGATCACTTCGCAGTCGTGTGCGAGTTCGATGTCGCCAGCCGTGACAACGCCTTCGCCTTCCTTGCGCAGCGTAACCGTCACTTCGTCACGGTTATGCAGCTTGAACACCACGCCCTTCAGGTTCAACAACAGGTTGACCACGTCCTCCTGCACACCATCGAGCGTCGAGTATTCGTGCACGACGCCTGCGATCGTCACTTCGGTCGGCGCGTAGCCCACCATCGACGACAGCAACACACGCCGAAGCGCGTTACCCAAGGTGTGGCCATAACCCCGTTCAAACGGTTCCATGACCACTTTCGCGTGGCTTTCGCCAAGCGATTCAACAGCGATGATCTTGGGCTTCAACAAACTGGTTTGCATAGGTTTTCCTTTTCAATACCCTCGGCTCGTTACACCGATAAGGCTGACCGGTAACAACCTGAAAATAAACAGCCGAGGTGCCCCCTTGCCTAACGCAATCGGGGAACCTCGGCCGTCAATCCGATTAGCGCGAATACAATTCGACGATCAGGCTTTCGTTGATGTCGCCAGCGATGTCGCTGCGTTCCGGCATTTGCTTGAACGTGCCTTCGAACTTCTTCGAATCGACAGCAACCCACTGCGGCAGACCGCCCTGTTCGGCGAGCGACAGCGCTTCGAGAATACGAGCCTGCTTCTTCGACTGTTCGCGCACGGCAACCACGTCGCCAGCCTTGACTTGCAGCGACGGGATGTTCGCGACGACGCCGTTCACCGTGATCGACTTGTGGCTCACGAGCTGACGCGCTTCAGCGCGCGTCGAACCGAAGCCCATGCGATACACGACGTTGTCCAGACGCGACTCGAGCAGCTTCAGCAGGTTTTCACCCGTGTTGCCCTTCCGACGGTCGGCTTCAGCGAAGTAACGGCGGAACTGGCGCTCGAGCACGCCGTAGATACGCTTCACTTTTTGCTTTTCGCGCAGCTGCGTGCCGTAGTCGGACGTACGTGCGCCCGAGGTACGGCCATGTTGACCAGGCTTGCTGTCAAGCTTGCACTTGTCAGCGAGCGAACGACGGGCGCTCTTCAGGAAGAGATCGGTGCCTTCACGGCGAGACAGCTTGGCTTTAGGGCCGATATAGCGTGCCACTTTGCATTCCTTCTATGATTGATCACGTGAACTCTCATTCACGCTAGTCCGAACCCTTTGGGTCGAACGGTGGGCTTAGTCAATTCAATAACGCAAGCAGCCTGCTACCGCCGTTAGCGGCAACAGGCGCAAGCGGAGCAAGCGTCTTAGATACGACGACGCTTCGGCGGACGGCAGCCGTTGTGCGGAACCGGCGTCACGTCGGAGATCGCGGTGATCTTGATGCCAAGACCATGCAGCGCGCGCACCGCGGATTCACGGCCAGGGCCAGGGCCCTTGATCCGCACTTCGAGGTTCTTCACGCCGTATTCCATCGCCACGCGACCAGCCGATTCAGCTGCGACCTGAGCTGCAAACGGGGTCGACTTACGCGAACCCTTGAAGCCCTGGCCACCCGACGTCGCCCAAGCCAATGCATTGCCTTGACGATCGGTGATCGTGATGATGGTGTTGTTGAACGACGCGTGAACGTGAACCACGCCCTCGGCGACGTTCTTCTTGACCTTCTTGCGAACGCGTTGCGCCGCGGAGTTGTTCGAAGCCTTAGCCATTACGTTTTCCTGTAACTGTCAGTCCCGCTTACTTCTTCAGCGATTGCGCTGCACGACGCGGACCCTTGCGCGTACGGGCATTCGTACGCGTGCGCTGGCCACGCAGGGGCAGGCCCTTACGATGACGCACGCCACGATAGCAGCCGAGATCCATCAGGCGCTTAATGTTCATCGTCGTTTCACGGCGTAGATCGCCTTCAACGATGAACTTGCCGACCTCTTCACGCAGCTTTTCGAGGTCTGCGTCGTTCAGGTCCTTGACCTTCTTCGAAAATGCCACACCAGCTGCGACGCAAATGTCGCGCGAGCGCGTGCGGCCGATACCGTAAATTGCCGTCAAGCCGATTTCGGTATGCTGGTGGTTCGGGATGTTAACCCCTGCGATACGAGCCATTGTTTTTCCTCAAACAAAAAGCGCAAACAAAAGCGCGGCGTTCAGCCTTGACGCTGCTTGTGGCGCGGATCAGAGCTGCAAATCACGCGAACGACGCCCTTGCGCTTGATGATCTTGCAATTGCGGCAAATGCGCTTAACCGATGCCATCACTTTCATGATATTACCCTTTTTTCAAATCACTTCGCCCGGAACACGATCCGCGCACGCGACAGATCGTAAGGCGTCAATTCAACCGTCACCTTGTCGCCCGGAAGGATACGGATGTAGTGCATCCGCATCTTGCCGGATATGTGTCCCAATACGACATGGCCGTTCTCCAGCTTCACCCGAAAGGTAGCGTTGGGGAGGTTTTCGATAACCTCGCCCTGCATCTGGATTACATCGTCTTTGGCCATAAGTCCTTTCAACGCATCGGGACGCCGCCGCCCTTGAAGTTAGCCTTCTTCAGCAGCGACTCATACTGTTGCGACATAACGTACGACTGCACCTGCGCCATGAAATCCATTGTGACGACGACAATGATCAGCAGCGACGTTCCACCAAAATAAAACGGCACATTCCAGCGCAGCACCAGAAACTCGGGCAGTAAGCAAACGAACACGATGTAGATCGCACCGGCCAGCGTCAGACGCGTCAGGATGCGGTCGATATAGCGCGCCGTCTGATCACCAGGACGAATACCCGGGACGAATGCACCACTCTTCTTCAGGTTGTCGGCCGTCTCTCTGCTGTTGAACACCAGCGCGGTGTAGAAGAAGCAGAAGAACACGATCGCCAACGCGTACAGCAACACGTACACCGGCTGACCGGGCTTGAGCGCCTCGGCCAAGTTGTGCAGCGTGTCCGAGAACCACCCGGTCCGCGAACCCGAACTGAACCAGTTCAGGATGGTTGCCGGGAACAGGATGATCGACGATGCGAAGATCGGCGGAATCACGCCCGACATGTTCAGCTTCAACGGTAGGTGCGACGACTGTCCGCCATAAATCTTGTTGCCGACTTGCCGCTTCGCGTAGTTCACAAGAATCTTGCGCTGGCCGCGTTCAATGAACACCACCAGAAACGTCACTGCAGCAATCAGCGCGACCACGATAATCGCCGAGATGATGCTCATCGACCCGGTGCGAACCAGTTCGAATAGCCCACCGATCGCATTCGGGAAACCCGCTGCGATACCGCCGAAAATAATGATCGAAATGCCGTTACCCAGACCGCGTTCCGTGATTTGCTCACCGAGCCACATCAGGAACATCGTGCCGGTCACGAGCGTCACAACCGTCGTCAGCCGGAAGACCATGCCAGGATCGATCACCAATGCCGGCTGGTTCTCCAGCGCAACAGCGATACCGAAAGCCTGGAATGTGGCAAGAAGCACCGTGAAGACACGCGTGTACTGCGTAATCTTCCGTTGACCCGCCTGTCCTTCCTTCTTCAGCGCTTCGAGCTGTGGCGAGACGATCGCCAGCAACTGCATGATGATCGACGCTGAGATATACGGCATGATCCCAAGCGCGAAAATCGTGAACCGCGAAAGTGCGCCACCCGAGAACATGTTGAACATGCCAAGGATGCCGCCCGACTGGCTCTGAAACAACTTTGCCAGCTGGTCCGGGTCGATACCCGGCACCGGAATATGCGCGCCAATACGGTAGACGACCAGCGCCAGCAGCAGGAACACTGCACGCCGACGCAGATCGCCGAACTTCGCCGCGCTCCGACCGGGTTTTGCGAGACTCGGGCTGTTAGCCAAGTACCTTCTCCGATGCAAATGCTAGTGACGGCAATCGACTTGCACGTTACTCGGCGAACGAACCGCCGGCTGCTTCGATCGCGGCGCGCGCGCCCTTCGTCGCAGACAGACCCTTCACAACGATCTTGCGCTTCAACTCGCCCGTCGCAATGATCTTGGCGCTGGTCATCAGCTCGCCGATCAAACCGGCTTGCTTCAGTGCCAGCAAATCGATGTCGTCGACCGGCAGCTTTTCCAGATCGCCGAGGCGTACTTCACCGACGAATTCCTTCGTCAGCGAGGTAAAGCCACGCTTCGGCAGACGGCGTTGCAGCGGCATTTGACCGCCTTCGAAGCCGACCTTGTGGAAGCCACCCGAACGCGACTTCTGACCCTTATGACCACGGCCAGCGGTCTTGCCGAGACCGGAGCCGATGCCGCGACCAACGCGACGCTTTGCATGCTTCGCGCCTTCAGCCGGCTTCAGGTTATTCAATTCCATTATCAACTCCTTGAGTGCCCGAACGGCCGCTTAGCCGATGACCTTAACGAGGTACGAGACCTTGTTGATCATGCCGCGCACAGCCGGCGTGTCCTGCAGCTCGCTAACCGAGTTCAGGCGACGCAGGCCAAGACCGCGCACCGTGGCGCGGTGCGATTCGCGGGTCCCAATCAGGCTCTTGACGAGCTGAACCTTGACAGTTTTATCAGACATGGTGACCACCTTAGCCCAGAATGTCTTCGACGGACTTACCACGCTTCGCCGCGATGTCAGCCGGCGTCGACTGCTTGCGCAGACCATCCAGCGTCGCACGAACGAGGTTGTACGGGTTCGTCGAACCGTGGCTCTTGGCCACAACGTTTTGCACGCCCATCACGTCGAACACAGCGCGCATCGGGCCGCCAGCGATAACGCCGGTACCATCCTTCGCCGGAGCGAGGAGAACCGTCGATGCGCCGTGCTTACCGTGCACTTCGTGTTGCAGCGTACCGTTCTTGAGCGGTACCTTGAACATGTTGCGGCGGGCTTGTTCCATTGCCTTTTGAACAGCGACCGGAACTTCCTTGGCCTTGCCCTTGCCCATGCCGACGCGGCCATCACCGTCGCCAACCACGGTCAGTGCGGCGAAGCCGAGAATACGGCCACCCTTCACGACCTTGGTCACGCGGTTGACCGAAATCATCTTTTCGCGAAGGCCGTCGTCGCGTTCGTCAGCCTGAACTTTCGCTTGCATCTTTGCCATGACGAATTCCTTCCTTAGAACTTGAGCCCGGCTTCACGCGCAGCATCAGCCAGCGCCTTCACGCGGCCGTGGTAGCGGAAACCCGAGCGGTCAAAGGCGACGGATTCGATGCCGGCAGCCTTAGCCTTTTCTGCAATGCGCTTGCCGATCAGGGTCGCAGCAGCAACGTTGCCACCCTTGCCCGACTGGTCGGCCAGTTGCGCACGCACTTCGGCTTCGAGCGTCGATGCGCTGGCGAGCACCTTAGTGCCGCACGGCGAGAACACTTGCGCATAGATGTGCGTGTTCGTGCGATGCACGGCCAGACGCGCGACTTGCAGCTCAGCGATCTTGACACGCGTCTGACGAGCGCGGCGCAGGCGTGATTGAGTCTTATCCATGATTGCGCACCCTTACTTCTTCTTCGTTTCTTTGAGGATCACAACCTCGTTGGCATAGCGCACGCCCTTGCCCTTATAGGGCTCCGGCGGACGATAGCCGCGCACTTCTGCAGCGACCTGGCCAACTTGTTGCTTATTGATCCCCTTGATCACGATTTCGGTTTGCGACGGGGTTTCAGCCTTGACGCCTTCCGGCATCTGGTGCACCACCGGGTGCGAGAAACCCAGCGACAGGTTCAGCTTGTCGCCTTGCGCTTGCGCACGATAACCGACGCCAACCAGCGTCAGCTTGCGCTCGAAACCCTTGGTCACGCCTTGCACCATGTTCGCGACCAGCGCGCGCATCGTGCCCGACATCGCATTTGCTTCGCGGCTTTCGTCAACAGGCTCGAACTTCAGCGTGCCGTTGTCGTTCACCACTTTTACGAGGCGATTCCCGTTTTGCGAGATCGTACCTAGCGGGCCCTTGACGGTAATGCGCTCGTCGCTCAGGGCCACTTCGGCGCCTTGCAGCGCGATCGGGCTTTTACCTACTCGAGACATGTTTCTTCTCCCTTCGGTTTTAAGCGACGTAGCAGATGACTTCGCCGCCGACGCCTGTAGCGCGCGCCTTGCGGTCCGTCATCACACCCTTCGGCGTCGAAACGATCGCAACGCCGAGGCCATTCATGACCTGCGGGATATCGTTGCGGCCGCGGTACACACGCAGACCAGGCTTCGAGACGCGTTCGAGGCGCTCAATAACCGGACGGCCAGCGTAGTACTTCAACGCGATGTTCAATTCCGACTTCGCACCTTCAGCCTTAACTGCGAAATCGTCGATATAGCCTTCATCCTTCAGGACTTGCGCGATCGCAACCTTGACTTTCGACGAGGGCATCGTCACCGAAACCTTCTCAACCATCTGCGCGTTGCGGATGCGAGTCAGCATATCGGCGATAGGATCACTCATGCTCATTTACGTTTCTCCTATTACCAGCTCGCCTTGGTCAGGCCAGGGATCTCGCCGCGGAACGCGATTTCACGAATCTTGTTACGCGCCAGCCCGAATTTACGGAACGTGCCACGCGGACGACCAGTGATTGCGCAACGATTGCGCTTGCGGGTCGGGTTCGAATTGCGCGGCAGTTGTTGCAGCTCGAGACGAGCCGCATAACGCTCTTCTTCCGACTTGCTTTGGTCGTCGATGATTGCCTTCAGCTCGGCACGCTTAGGTGCGAACTTGGCAGCCAGGCGCGCACGCTTCTTTTCACGTTCGATCAGTGCCAGTTTAGCCACGGTAACCTCAGTTTCTGAACGGGAACTTGAAGCTGGCGAGCAGTGCCTTTGCTTCATCGTCAGTCTTCGCAGTCGTTGTGATGCTGATATTCAGCCCACGCAACGCGTCGATCTTGTCGTAGTCGATTTCGGGGAAAATGATCTGCTCTTTCACACCGATGTTGTAGTTGCCACGACCGTCGAATGCACGGCCCGACACGCCACGGAAGTCACGCACCCGCGGGAGCGCAACCGTCACGAAACGGTCGAGAAATTCGTACATTGCCTGGCCACGCAGCGTGACCATCGCGCCGATCGGGTAACCCTGACGGATCTTGAAGCCTGCGATTGCCTTGCGTGCCTTCGTGATGACCGGCTTCTGGCCCGCGATCTTCGTCAGATCGCCAACGGCGTTCTCGATGATCTTCTTGTCAGCGACGGCTTCGCCAAGACCCATGTTCAGGGTGATCTTGGTGATGCGCGGCACTTCCATCACGGACTTGTAACCGAACTTCTCGATCAGGCCGGGAACAACCTTCTCTTTATAAAATTCTTGCAAACGTGCCATTTTTTACTCCGCAGCGTCAGGCGCTCAGCACAGCACCGGTCGACTTCAGGAAACGAACCTTCTTGTCTCCCTCGACCTTGATGCCGACACGCGACGGCTTGCCATTCGCGTCGACCAGCGCGACGTTCGAAATATGCAACGGCATTGCCTTCGCTTCTACACCGCCCGTCGTACCCTTCATCGGGTTCGGCTTCACATGCTTCTTGGCGATATTGAGGCCTTCGACGGTCACACGGTCATCGGCAACAGCCAGCACAACACCGCGCTTGCCCTTGTCTTTACCGGTAACTACGACGACTTCATCACCTTTGCGAATCTTGTTCATCTCGGCTCCTTACAGCACTTCCGGCGCGAGCGAAACGATCTTCATGAAACGTTCGCTGCGCAGCTCACGCGTAACCGGCCCAAAGATACGGGTGCCGATAGGCTCGAGCTTGGTATTCAAAAGCACGGCTGCGTTGCCGTCGAACTTGATCAGCGAGCCGTCTTGACGACGCACGCCCTTGGCGGTGCGAACCACCACGGCGTTGTAGATTTCGCCTTTCTTCACGCGCCCGCGCGGCGTTGCTTCTTTGACGGTCACCTTGATGATGTCGCCAATGTTGGCATAACGACGCTTCGAGCCGCCGAGCACCTTGATGCACATGACTTCACGCGCACCCGTGTTGTCGGCCACTTCGAGCCGAGTTTCGGTCTGGATCATGGTTTATCTTTCCCAACTTAATCCGGTCACACCACCA contains these protein-coding regions:
- the rpsD gene encoding 30S ribosomal protein S4, translating into MARYIGPKAKLSRREGTDLFLKSARRSLADKCKLDSKPGQHGRTSGARTSDYGTQLREKQKVKRIYGVLERQFRRYFAEADRRKGNTGENLLKLLESRLDNVVYRMGFGSTRAEARQLVSHKSITVNGVVANIPSLQVKAGDVVAVREQSKKQARILEALSLAEQGGLPQWVAVDSKKFEGTFKQMPERSDIAGDINESLIVELYSR
- a CDS encoding DNA-directed RNA polymerase subunit alpha produces the protein MQTSLLKPKIIAVESLGESHAKVVMEPFERGYGHTLGNALRRVLLSSMVGYAPTEVTIAGVVHEYSTLDGVQEDVVNLLLNLKGVVFKLHNRDEVTVTLRKEGEGVVTAGDIELAHDCEVINPDHVIAHLSKGGKLDVQIKVEKGRGYVPGNVRRYGEESAKIIGRIVLDASFSPVRRVSYAVESARVEQRTDLDKLVMNIETNGVISPEEAIRQSARILVDQLSVFAALEGTEAAAEAPSRAPQIDPILLRPVDDLELTVRSANCLKAENIYYIGDLIQRTENELLKTPNLGRKSLNEIKEVLASRGLTLGMKLENWPPAGLDK
- the rpsM gene encoding 30S ribosomal protein S13 translates to MARIAGVNIPNHQHTEIGLTAIYGIGRTRSRDICVAAGVAFSKKVKDLNDADLEKLREEVGKFIVEGDLRRETTMNIKRLMDLGCYRGVRHRKGLPLRGQRTRTNARTRKGPRRAAQSLKK
- the secY gene encoding preprotein translocase subunit SecY, producing the protein MANSPSLAKPGRSAAKFGDLRRRAVFLLLALVVYRIGAHIPVPGIDPDQLAKLFQSQSGGILGMFNMFSGGALSRFTIFALGIMPYISASIIMQLLAIVSPQLEALKKEGQAGQRKITQYTRVFTVLLATFQAFGIAVALENQPALVIDPGMVFRLTTVVTLVTGTMFLMWLGEQITERGLGNGISIIIFGGIAAGFPNAIGGLFELVRTGSMSIISAIIVVALIAAVTFLVVFIERGQRKILVNYAKRQVGNKIYGGQSSHLPLKLNMSGVIPPIFASSIILFPATILNWFSSGSRTGWFSDTLHNLAEALKPGQPVYVLLYALAIVFFCFFYTALVFNSRETADNLKKSGAFVPGIRPGDQTARYIDRILTRLTLAGAIYIVFVCLLPEFLVLRWNVPFYFGGTSLLIIVVVTMDFMAQVQSYVMSQQYESLLKKANFKGGGVPMR
- the rpsK gene encoding 30S ribosomal protein S11 yields the protein MAKASNNSAAQRVRKKVKKNVAEGVVHVHASFNNTIITITDRQGNALAWATSGGQGFKGSRKSTPFAAQVAAESAGRVAMEYGVKNLEVRIKGPGPGRESAVRALHGLGIKITAISDVTPVPHNGCRPPKRRRI
- the rplQ gene encoding 50S ribosomal protein L17; its protein translation is MRHRHGLRKLNRTSSHRLAMLRNMSNSLIEHEVIKTTLPKAKELRKVVEPLITLGKKPSLANRRLAFNRLRDRDSVTKLFDVLGPRFANRPGGYLRILKFGFRVGDNAPMALVELLDRPEVEEVENVAEAE
- the infA gene encoding translation initiation factor IF-1 — encoded protein: MAKDDVIQMQGEVIENLPNATFRVKLENGHVVLGHISGKMRMHYIRILPGDKVTVELTPYDLSRARIVFRAK
- the dsbD gene encoding protein-disulfide reductase DsbD, producing MFNGLSRRWRNVARFLTFVAGVLLLSLTTASVVRAADDFLDPAVAFRFSASEQPGEVLVHYKIADGYYMYRERFAFATRNGTATIGDAQLPAGHVKFDQTFAKNVETYRGELTVRVPVTQASGPFDLAVTSQGCADAGICYPPMERVYHVTGAALHAAVAGNTNTVPAQDTQSGTSWYERATSADYAQSLLQGGGFFAIVGLYFVAGIVLSLLPCSYPMIPILSAIIIGEGPRVTRSRGFALSLAYVVGMALVYTVLGIAAALVGQSLGAWLQNPWVLGAFGVLLSLFALTLIAGVDIVLPQHLQNGVSPASEKRSGGKFAAVAVMGALSALVVGACMTAPLFAVLAFIAHTGNAVLGGAALFSMGIGLGVPLLIIGLGAGTLLPRAGAWMDSVKVFFGIVLLAAALWIVWPVLGPIAQMLLAALWLLVAAAGLGLFSPHAGAGSIWRGVGRGIGAALAIWAAALLVGLAAGSTDPLKPLAVIAGRTLNAPSVQGQQADLTFAPVRSSGQLDEAVKTAAQPAMLDFYADWCVSCKEMEKFTFSDPRVQAKLKQMNLLRADVTANNADDQVLLKRFNLFGPPGIIFFDRGGREVLRVVGYESADKFLRSLDRAMTAPQT
- the cutA gene encoding divalent-cation tolerance protein CutA codes for the protein MNVNVSLVLTTVPDLATAQKLAQDALSARLAACVSQLGSVQSSYHWQGKIESAEEIQLLFKTSVVRTLELERFIQAQHPYDTPEILSWQVTASAAYGQWVNAETQRPIHV
- the hemB gene encoding porphobilinogen synthase; translated protein: MSFYPHHRPRRMRRDDFSRRLMRENILTTNDLIYPVFVVEGTNVRQAVPSMPGVERVSVDLLMGVAEQCLELGVPVLSLFPVIEPSLKTPDGREATNEAGLIPRAVRELKKRFPELGVLTDVALDPYTSHGQDGVLDENGYVINDETVEILVEQAQTQAQAGVDIVAPSDMMDGRIGSIREMLESEGHIHTRIMAYSAKFASAFYGPFRDAVGSAANLGKGNKMTYQLDPANSDEALREVRADIEEGADMVMVKPGMPYLDILRRVKDEFRFPTYVYQVSGEYAMLKAAAQNGWLDHDKVVMESLLAFKRAGADGVLTYFALDAARLLRAQK
- the rpmJ gene encoding 50S ribosomal protein L36; this translates as MKVMASVKRICRNCKIIKRKGVVRVICSSDPRHKQRQG